One genomic region from Phragmites australis chromosome 1, lpPhrAust1.1, whole genome shotgun sequence encodes:
- the LOC133897340 gene encoding LEAF RUST 10 DISEASE-RESISTANCE LOCUS RECEPTOR-LIKE PROTEIN KINASE-like 2.4, which yields MSVSTQHITDSALCSRLLQSSKSSVAPMSPSFLLFFDSSVWAAWMWLLPLMLATAAGAQGGDPCSPKLCGNVSITFPFGIVPEQATETNCAGIGFQVRCRNNTPYFGYTQRVEQWFQILNIFYDNASLLIADIHKLQDFSNSSSCHAPSYNSSTKLGIPFSISPVNQDLVFYNCTKAPAPAARMRLVKTRCHNIMFVSVGWRYDDNSGSYFLEGCSATVVPVLGGSGKANASNYEKLIRDGFLLTWPPPASLAPSEGSKRTGRKIILIVSMSLATSLLLPCIYVMIWRRKGQKLRFFLCKKTSSSTERNIEALIVSQGSLAPKRYKYSEVANITSSLNNKLGEGGYGKVFKGTLYDGRLVAVKFLHECKGNGEEFVNEVMSIGRTSHVNIVSLFGFCLEGSKRALIYEYMPNGSLDKCIYSENPKAVLGWDKLYTIAIGIARGLEYLHHSCNTRIIHFDIKPQNILLDQEFCPKIADFGLAKLCRTKESKVSMAGARGTVGFIAPEVHSRIFGGVSTKSDIYSYGMMLLEIVGGRKNVKSAVQRSSEKYFPGWIYDHFGQDDGLQACEVTSEVEEIAKKMSLIGLWCVQILPTHRPTVTKVLEMFERGLDELDMPPKQNLSQIFEDSAYSLNAESTSTSSASKTQAFSEVLKIKELSVVNSKTLRRLPTL from the exons ATGTCTGTCTCCACACAACACATCACCGATTCAGCCCTTTGTTCGAGGCTACTGCAATCGTCGAAATCTTCTGTTGCTCCCATGTCTCCGAGCTTTTTGCTCTTCTTCGACTCCTCGGTCTGGGCGGCTTGGATGTGGTTGTTACCGCTGATGCTTGCCACTGCAGCAGGAGCTCAAGGAGGAGATCCCTGCTCGCCCAAGCTATGCGGCAACGTGAGCATCACCTTCCCGTTCGGGATCGTCCCGGAGCAGGCGACGGAGACCAACTGCGCTGGGATTGGGTTCCAGGTTCGGTGCCGTAACAACACCCCGTACTTCGGATACACCCAGCGCGTTGAACAGTGGTTCCAGATCCTCAACATCTTCTACGACAACGCCTCCTTGCTCATCGCCGATATCCACAAGCTTCAAGACTTCAGCAACTCCAGCTCCTGTCACGCCCCGTCGTACAACAGCTCCACCAAGCTCGGTATTCCATTCTCGATCAGCCCTGTCAATCAGGACCTCGTCTTCTACAACTGCACcaaggcgccggcgccggcggcccgCATGAGGCTCGTGAAGACGAGGTGCCACAACATTATGTTTGTTAGCGTCGGATGGCGTTACGACGACAATTCGGGTAGCTACTTTTTGGAGGGCTGCAGTGCCACCGTCGTGCCGGTGCTTGGAGGCTCTGGCAAGGCGAACGCGAGCAACTACGAGAAACTCATCAGAGACGGCTTCCTCTTGacatggccgccgccggcgtcgtTGGCGCCATCAGAAG GTAGCAAAAGGACTGGCAGGAAGATAATACTAATAG tttcgatgtCACTAGCTACAAGCTTGCTCCTACCATGTATTTATGTGATGATATGGCGTAGAAAGGGGCAAAAACTACGTTTTTTCCTATGCAAAAAGACTAGCAGCAGCACTGAAAGGAATATTGAGGCCCTAATAGTATCGCAGGGATCACTAGCTCCAAAAAGATACAAGTACTCAGAGGTAGCAAATATAACTTCTTCTCTCAATAATAAGCTTGGAGAAGGTGGTTATGGAAAGGTTTTCAAAGGAACACTATATGATGGTCGTCTGGTTGCTGTGAAATTCTTGCATGAGTGCAAGGGAAATGGGGAGGAGTTCGTGAACGAGGTTATGAGCATTGGCAGGACATCTCATGTTAATATTGTTAGCTTATTTGGGTTCTGTTTGGAGGGCTCAAAACGAGCCCTTATATATGAGTACATGCCTAATGGTTCTTTGGATAAGTGCATCTATTCTGAGAATCCTAAAGCAGTTTTAGGATGGGATAAGCTCTATACAATAGCAATTGGGATTGCTCGAGGGTTAGAATACTTGCACCATAGTTGCAATACACGCATCATCCACTTCGATATCAAGCCTCAAAATATCCTTCTAGATCAGGAGTTTTGCCCAAAGATTGCTGATTTTGGTTTGGCCAAATTGTGTCGTACAAAGGAGAGCAAGGTTTCAATGGCTGGTGCTAGAGGAACAGTTGGATTCATCGCTCCTGAAGTGCACTCTCGAATCTTCGGAGGTGTTTCAACAAAATCAGACATTTATAGTTATGGAATGATGTTGTTAGAGATTGTTGGAGGCAGGAAAAATGTGAAATCAGCGGTTCAAAGGtcaagtgaaaaatattttccagGTTGGATTTATGACCACTTTGGTCAGGATGATGGATTACAAGCTTGCGAAGTCACAAGTGAAGTTGAAGAAATTGCCAAAAAGATGAGTTTGATTGGCTTGTGGTGCGTACAAATATTACCGACACATCGCCCTACGGTAACCAAGGTTTTAGAAATGTTCGAGAGAGGTTTAGATGAATTGGACATGCCACCGAAGCAAAACTTAAGTCAAATATT cGAAGATTCAGCTTACAGTTTGAATGCAGAAAGCACAAGTACCAGCAGTGCTTCGAAAACACAAGCTTTTAGTGAAGTGCTAAAGATCAAGGAGTTAAGCGTTGTGAATTCAAAAACCCTACGACGGTTACCAACTCTGTGA